The following proteins are encoded in a genomic region of Archocentrus centrarchus isolate MPI-CPG fArcCen1 unplaced genomic scaffold, fArcCen1 scaffold_24_ctg1, whole genome shotgun sequence:
- the rce1a gene encoding CAAX prenyl protease 2 isoform X1 codes for MTEDEDLPANFLTEKMKRGSGELVPPDGLCWVSVLSCLMLACSYVGSLYVWRSDLPRDHPAVIKRRFTSVLIVSGLSPLFVWAWRECTGVRTGPSLLALMGIRFEGLIPAIILPLLLTMVLFLGPLMQLAMDCPWSFTDGLRVAFDPWFWMLCASDMRWLRNQVVAPLTEELVFRACMLPMLVPCAGPSTAIITCPLFFGVAHFHHVIELLRFRQGTLSGIFLSAVFQFSYTAVFGAYTAFIFIRTGHLIGPVLCHSFCNYMGFPAISTALEHPYRLTVLSSYVLGVFLFFLFLFPFTDPSYYSFPTPVCTLTSFPSSLCLS; via the exons ATGACAGAGGACGAGGATTTACCAGCCAACTTTTTGACAGAGAAGATGAAGCGCGGCAGCGGAGAGCTGGTGCCTCCGGACGGGCTGTGCTGGGTGTCAGTGTTATCCTGTCTGATGCTGGCTTGTTCTTATGTTGGCAGCTTATATGTGTGGAGGAGTGACCTCCCGAG GGACCACCCTGCTGTGATAAAGAGGCGCTTCACCAGCGTCCTGATCGTGTCGGGTCTGTCGCCTCTGTTTGTTTGGGCATGGAGAGAATGCACAGGTGTCAGG acCGGCCCATCTTTGCTGGCTCTCATGGGAATCCGGTTTGAAGGCCTCATTCCTGCCATTATACTTCCTCTGCTGCTCACCATG GTCCTGTTTCTGGGCCCCCTCATGCAGTTGGCCATGGACTGTCCCTGGAGCTTCACAGATGGACTCCGGGTGGCCTTCG ACCCATGGTTCTGGATGTTGTGTGCCAGTGACATGCGGTGGTTGAGAAATCAAGTGGTGGCACCGCTAACAGAGGAGCTGGTGTTCAGAGCGTGCATGCTGCCCATGTTGGTACCCTGTGCTGGGCCTTCCACTGCCATCATCACCTGTCCCCTTTTTTTTGGAGTGG CTCATTTTCACCACGTGATCGAGTTGCTGAGGTTCAGACAGGGGACGCTGTCGGgcatttttctctctgcag TGTTTCAGTTCTCCTACACGGCAGTATTTGGAGCGTACACAGCCTTCATCTTCATCAGAACAG gtCACCTGATTGGTCCGGTGCTCTGCCACTCCTTCTGTAACTACATGGGTTTCCCTGCCATCAGCACAGCTCTGGAGCACCCGTACCGCCTCACTGTCCTCTCTTCCTATGTGCTGGgggtcttcctcttctttctatTCCTGTTCCCCTTCACTGACCCCTCCTATTACAGCTTCCCCACCCCAGTCTGTACCCTCACCTCCTTTCCCAGCTCCCTCTGCCTCTCCTGA
- the rce1a gene encoding CAAX prenyl protease 2 isoform X2, giving the protein MTRDHPAVIKRRFTSVLIVSGLSPLFVWAWRECTGVRTGPSLLALMGIRFEGLIPAIILPLLLTMVLFLGPLMQLAMDCPWSFTDGLRVAFDPWFWMLCASDMRWLRNQVVAPLTEELVFRACMLPMLVPCAGPSTAIITCPLFFGVAHFHHVIELLRFRQGTLSGIFLSAVFQFSYTAVFGAYTAFIFIRTGHLIGPVLCHSFCNYMGFPAISTALEHPYRLTVLSSYVLGVFLFFLFLFPFTDPSYYSFPTPVCTLTSFPSSLCLS; this is encoded by the exons ATGACCAG GGACCACCCTGCTGTGATAAAGAGGCGCTTCACCAGCGTCCTGATCGTGTCGGGTCTGTCGCCTCTGTTTGTTTGGGCATGGAGAGAATGCACAGGTGTCAGG acCGGCCCATCTTTGCTGGCTCTCATGGGAATCCGGTTTGAAGGCCTCATTCCTGCCATTATACTTCCTCTGCTGCTCACCATG GTCCTGTTTCTGGGCCCCCTCATGCAGTTGGCCATGGACTGTCCCTGGAGCTTCACAGATGGACTCCGGGTGGCCTTCG ACCCATGGTTCTGGATGTTGTGTGCCAGTGACATGCGGTGGTTGAGAAATCAAGTGGTGGCACCGCTAACAGAGGAGCTGGTGTTCAGAGCGTGCATGCTGCCCATGTTGGTACCCTGTGCTGGGCCTTCCACTGCCATCATCACCTGTCCCCTTTTTTTTGGAGTGG CTCATTTTCACCACGTGATCGAGTTGCTGAGGTTCAGACAGGGGACGCTGTCGGgcatttttctctctgcag TGTTTCAGTTCTCCTACACGGCAGTATTTGGAGCGTACACAGCCTTCATCTTCATCAGAACAG gtCACCTGATTGGTCCGGTGCTCTGCCACTCCTTCTGTAACTACATGGGTTTCCCTGCCATCAGCACAGCTCTGGAGCACCCGTACCGCCTCACTGTCCTCTCTTCCTATGTGCTGGgggtcttcctcttctttctatTCCTGTTCCCCTTCACTGACCCCTCCTATTACAGCTTCCCCACCCCAGTCTGTACCCTCACCTCCTTTCCCAGCTCCCTCTGCCTCTCCTGA